In Zingiber officinale cultivar Zhangliang chromosome 1A, Zo_v1.1, whole genome shotgun sequence, a genomic segment contains:
- the LOC122028074 gene encoding phosphopantothenoylcysteine decarboxylase subunit VHS3-like has product MAVQAQAAAEAALLRSLNCNSTVPVAELLAAARFLLTDLVNKMPEVQLGQKSEYLEEDGDRDSDGDGKGDKDGDSEGGGEEHSEEDNVGRENPNDANSNEAAGGDEDDDGGKPDGEDENEGEEPEDQDPNDNNEQDDDDDDDDDSGNAEDEGEEEEEDDEEEVEDIIQPPKKRKK; this is encoded by the exons ATGGCCGTCCAAGCCCAGGCGGCCGCCGAAGCGGCGCTTCTCCGATCGCTGAATTGCAACAGCACAGTTCCGGTGGCGGAATTGCTCGCCGCAGCTCGATTTCTGCTCACG GACCTAGTCAATAAGATGCCTGAGGTCCAGCTTGGCCAGAAGAGTGAGTACTTAGAAGAAGATGGAGACAGGGATAGCGATGGGGATGGCAAGGGAGACAAAGATGGAGATtcggagggaggaggagaggagcaCTCGGAGGAAGACAATGTGGGCCGTGAAAACCCAAATGATGCGAACAGCAATGAAGCTGCAGGAGGTGATGAGGATGATGATGGAGGCAAACCAGATGGGGAAGATGAGAATGAAGGGGAAGAGCCTGAAGATCAGGATCCCAATGACAACAATGAACAAGATGATGACGATGACGACGATGATGATAGTGGTAATGCTGAGGATGAgggggaagaggaggaagaggatgaTGAAGAAGAGGTTGAAGACATAATTCAACCCccaaaaaagagaaagaaatgA